Proteins from a genomic interval of Mycolicibacterium grossiae:
- the steA gene encoding putative cytokinetic ring protein SteA, producing MKMSALLSRNAGPRPGVSGIARVDRDIDRLLRRIGPGDVVVIDALDLDRITADAFVDAQVAAVVNASPSISGRYPNLGPEVLVANGITLIDETGPEVFKKVKDGAKVRLHNGGVYAGDRRIALGHERTDLEIHDLMIEAKTGLVAHLEAFAGNTIEFIRSESPLLIDGMGIPDVDVDLRRRHVVVVAEGDSAADDLKALKPFIKEYQPVLVGVGVGADVLRKAGHRPALIVGDPDVMSVEVLRSGAQVVLPADADGHAKGLERIQDLGVGAMTFPAAGSAADLALLLADHHGASLIVTAGHSASIEEFFDRTRQHSNPSTFLTRLKVGEKLVDAKAVATLYRSRISGGAIALLVLAMLVAVIVALWVSRADAAVLQWLSEYWNQLTLWVQGLVT from the coding sequence ATGAAGATGTCAGCGCTGCTCTCCCGTAACGCCGGTCCGCGACCCGGCGTGTCAGGTATCGCCCGCGTCGACCGTGACATCGACCGTCTGCTGCGACGCATCGGACCCGGGGACGTCGTCGTGATCGACGCCCTGGACCTCGACCGGATCACCGCCGACGCGTTCGTCGACGCCCAGGTGGCCGCCGTCGTCAACGCGTCCCCGTCCATCTCCGGGCGCTACCCGAACCTCGGCCCGGAAGTGTTGGTGGCCAACGGGATCACGCTCATCGACGAGACCGGCCCGGAGGTCTTCAAGAAGGTCAAGGACGGCGCGAAGGTCCGCCTGCACAACGGTGGCGTGTACGCCGGTGACCGCCGCATCGCCCTCGGCCACGAGCGCACCGACCTCGAGATCCACGACCTCATGATCGAGGCGAAGACCGGTCTGGTGGCCCACCTGGAGGCCTTCGCGGGCAACACCATCGAGTTCATCCGCAGCGAGAGCCCGCTGCTGATCGATGGCATGGGCATCCCCGACGTCGACGTGGACCTGCGCCGCCGGCACGTCGTCGTGGTGGCCGAAGGAGACTCCGCCGCAGACGATCTCAAGGCGCTCAAGCCGTTCATCAAGGAGTACCAGCCGGTGCTCGTCGGCGTCGGGGTGGGTGCGGACGTCCTGCGCAAGGCCGGGCACCGTCCGGCGCTCATCGTGGGCGACCCCGACGTGATGAGCGTCGAGGTGCTCCGATCCGGTGCCCAGGTCGTGCTGCCGGCCGACGCGGACGGCCACGCCAAGGGACTCGAGCGCATCCAGGACCTCGGCGTCGGGGCCATGACGTTCCCGGCCGCCGGCTCGGCCGCGGACCTGGCGCTGCTGCTCGCCGACCACCACGGCGCCTCGCTGATCGTGACCGCCGGGCACAGCGCGTCGATCGAGGAGTTCTTCGACCGCACGCGGCAGCACAGCAACCCGTCGACGTTCCTCACCCGACTCAAGGTCGGCGAGAAGCTCGTCGACGCCAAGGCCGTGGCGACGCTGTACCGCAGCCGGATCTCCGGCGGCGCGATCGCGCTGCTGGTGCTGGCCATGCTGGTCGCGGTGATCGTGGCGCTGTGGGTGTCGCGCGCCGATGCCGCGGTGCTGCAGTGGCTCTCCGAGTACTGGAATCAGCTCACGCTCTGGGTTCAGGGCCTGGTCACCTAG
- a CDS encoding NAD kinase has translation MTSDRTVLVVMHTGRDDATETFRRVEKGLGDNGIALRLLAAEAVDRGSMPRDADGGRDFGVDIEVVAADENAAEGCELVLALGGDGTFLRAAELARNVEIPVVGVNLGHIGFLAEAEADAIDVVLDHIVSQDYRVEERMTLDVVVRVDGRIVHRGWALNEASLEKGPRLGVLNVVLEVDGRPVSSFGCDGVLVSTPTGSTAYAFSAGGPILWPDIESILVVPNNAHALFARPMVTSPDASIAIEIEAGGHEATVFCDGRRNMVIPAGGRLEVTRCGTPLKWVRLDSAPFTDRLVRKFRLPVTGWRGP, from the coding sequence GTGACGTCGGACCGCACCGTGCTGGTGGTCATGCACACCGGGCGCGACGACGCCACCGAGACGTTCCGGCGGGTCGAGAAGGGCCTCGGCGACAACGGGATCGCGCTGCGGTTGCTCGCCGCCGAGGCGGTCGACCGCGGCTCGATGCCGCGGGACGCCGATGGCGGGCGGGACTTCGGCGTCGACATCGAGGTCGTCGCCGCCGACGAGAACGCCGCCGAGGGATGCGAGCTGGTGCTGGCGCTCGGCGGCGACGGCACGTTCCTGCGCGCCGCCGAACTGGCGCGCAACGTCGAGATCCCGGTCGTCGGCGTCAATCTCGGCCACATCGGCTTCCTCGCCGAGGCCGAAGCCGACGCCATCGACGTCGTGCTCGACCACATCGTCTCCCAGGACTACCGGGTGGAGGAGCGCATGACGCTCGACGTGGTGGTCCGCGTCGACGGACGCATCGTGCACCGCGGCTGGGCGCTCAACGAGGCGAGCCTGGAGAAGGGCCCGCGGCTGGGCGTGCTGAACGTCGTCCTCGAGGTCGACGGACGGCCGGTGTCGTCGTTCGGCTGTGACGGCGTGCTGGTGTCGACGCCGACCGGGTCGACGGCGTACGCGTTCTCGGCGGGCGGGCCCATCCTGTGGCCCGACATCGAGTCGATCCTGGTGGTGCCGAACAACGCGCACGCCCTGTTCGCGCGGCCCATGGTGACCAGCCCGGACGCGTCGATCGCCATCGAGATCGAGGCCGGCGGCCACGAGGCGACGGTGTTCTGCGACGGCCGGCGCAACATGGTGATCCCCGCCGGTGGCCGTCTGGAGGTCACGCGCTGCGGCACGCCGCTGAAGTGGGTGCGGCTCGACAGTGCCCCGTTCACCGACCGCCTGGTGCGCAAGTTCCGCCTGCCGGTCACCGGATGGCGTGGGCCGTAG
- the recN gene encoding DNA repair protein RecN gives MLSEIRIEALGAIDSATAEFDRGLTVLTGETGTGKTMVVTSLHLLGGARADATRVRSGAERAVVEGRFSTTDLGPRVAARVDEVLDASGAERDDDGSVIAARSVSRDGPSRAYLGGRSVPAKSLGTFTTELLALHGQNDQLRLMRPDEQLAALDRYVDVESAVHRYRAAREEWLTARRDLDDRRRRARELALESDRLQFGIDEIDGVAPQPGEDETLVSEIRRLSELDAVREAALTARTALSGPPDDPAPDGASAADALGQAKAALGGTDDAALQALGERLTEALAVVGDVSAELGDFLAELPSDASTLETKLARQAELRTLTRKYAADVDGVLAWADDARRRLAGLDVSEDALAALQRRVDDLESVVVTAATAITKARTKAAKGLAKAVTAELAGLAMAGAGFAITVTPLTARADDTAPLVLPDGTRVHAGSDGVDAVEFGFAPHRGSDVLPLARSASGGELSRVMLALEVVLSASAENTTMVFDEVDAGVGGRAAVQIGRRLARLARTHQVIVVTHLPQVAAYADAHLMVDSAGGRGGKASVVRRLDDDARVAELARMLAGLGESDSGRAHARELLEAARQDVHQDA, from the coding sequence GTGCTCTCCGAGATCCGGATCGAGGCGCTCGGCGCCATCGACTCCGCCACCGCGGAGTTCGACCGCGGCCTGACGGTGCTCACCGGCGAGACCGGCACCGGCAAGACCATGGTCGTCACCAGCCTGCACCTCCTCGGCGGCGCCCGCGCGGACGCGACGCGCGTGCGGTCGGGCGCCGAGCGCGCCGTCGTCGAAGGCCGCTTCAGCACCACCGACCTCGGGCCCCGGGTGGCTGCCCGCGTCGACGAGGTGCTCGACGCGTCGGGCGCGGAACGCGACGACGACGGCAGCGTGATCGCCGCGCGGTCGGTGAGCCGGGACGGCCCGTCGCGCGCCTACCTCGGCGGGCGCAGCGTGCCGGCGAAGTCACTGGGCACGTTTACCACCGAACTGCTGGCGCTGCATGGCCAGAACGACCAACTGCGGCTCATGCGGCCCGACGAACAGCTCGCAGCGCTGGACCGCTACGTCGACGTCGAGTCGGCCGTGCACCGGTACCGCGCGGCCCGGGAGGAGTGGTTGACGGCGCGGCGGGACCTCGACGACCGCCGCCGGCGCGCCCGCGAACTCGCTCTGGAGTCCGACCGACTGCAGTTCGGCATCGACGAGATCGACGGCGTCGCACCGCAACCCGGTGAGGACGAGACGCTGGTCTCGGAGATCCGTCGGCTGAGCGAACTCGACGCGGTCCGGGAGGCCGCGCTGACCGCCCGCACCGCGCTGTCCGGTCCGCCCGACGACCCGGCGCCCGACGGGGCGTCGGCCGCCGACGCGCTCGGGCAGGCGAAGGCGGCGCTGGGCGGAACCGACGACGCGGCGCTCCAAGCGCTGGGGGAGCGGCTCACCGAGGCGCTCGCCGTCGTCGGCGACGTGTCCGCCGAGCTCGGCGACTTCCTCGCCGAACTGCCCAGCGACGCGAGCACGCTGGAGACCAAGCTGGCCCGTCAGGCCGAATTGCGCACGCTGACGCGCAAGTACGCCGCGGACGTCGACGGCGTGCTGGCGTGGGCCGACGACGCCCGGCGCCGGCTGGCGGGGCTCGACGTGTCCGAGGACGCGTTGGCGGCGCTGCAGCGGCGCGTCGACGACCTCGAGTCCGTTGTCGTGACGGCGGCGACCGCGATCACCAAGGCGAGGACCAAGGCCGCCAAGGGGCTTGCGAAGGCGGTGACCGCCGAACTCGCCGGCTTGGCGATGGCTGGTGCGGGCTTCGCGATCACCGTCACGCCGCTGACCGCGCGCGCCGACGACACGGCTCCGCTCGTACTGCCCGACGGCACCCGGGTGCACGCCGGCTCCGACGGGGTGGACGCCGTCGAGTTCGGCTTCGCGCCGCACCGCGGATCCGACGTGCTCCCGCTGGCCAGGAGCGCATCGGGCGGTGAACTGTCCCGGGTGATGCTGGCGCTGGAGGTGGTGCTGTCGGCGTCCGCGGAGAACACGACGATGGTGTTCGACGAGGTGGACGCCGGCGTCGGTGGCCGCGCGGCGGTGCAGATCGGCCGCCGGCTGGCGCGGCTCGCCCGGACCCACCAGGTGATCGTGGTGACGCACCTGCCGCAGGTGGCGGCCTACGCCGACGCGCATCTGATGGTGGACAGCGCCGGTGGGCGCGGCGGCAAGGCGAGCGTGGTGCGCCGGCTCGATGACGACGCCCGGGTCGCCGAACTGGCGCGGATGCTGGCCGGCCTCGGCGAGTCCGACAGTGGACGCGCGCACGCGCGGGAGCTGCTCGAGGCGGCGCGCCAGGACGTGCACCAGGACGCCTGA
- a CDS encoding copper transporter: protein MISLRSHAISLAAVFLALAVGVMLGSGLLSNTLLSGLRDDKHELQNQINGLTDERNMLNEKLNAAGDFDAQMSPRILRDALKGRSVVLFRTPDAADDDVDALTRYVGAAGGTVSGTVELTQQFVDANASEKLLSVVNSPIVPAGRQLSTTQVDQGSQAGDLLGISLLRDRDPAAPAVDDAQRDTVLATLRDTGFLSYGDQRIGAADAALIVTGAGLAADAGNQGATVARLAAGMAAHGAGTLVAGRDGSASGTAAVAVVRADPALRGAVSTVDDVDTQAGRLTAVLGLGDLVGGGKPGQYGTGQGATAVTVPQ, encoded by the coding sequence GTGATTTCCCTTCGCTCGCACGCGATATCGCTCGCCGCGGTGTTCCTGGCGCTGGCGGTCGGGGTGATGCTCGGCTCGGGGCTGCTGTCGAACACGCTGCTGTCCGGGCTGCGCGACGACAAGCACGAACTGCAAAACCAGATCAACGGCCTCACCGACGAGCGCAACATGCTCAACGAGAAGCTGAACGCCGCAGGCGATTTCGACGCCCAGATGTCGCCGCGGATCCTGCGCGACGCGCTGAAGGGACGGTCGGTGGTGCTGTTCCGCACCCCGGACGCCGCCGACGACGACGTCGACGCCCTCACCCGCTACGTCGGCGCCGCGGGCGGCACGGTGAGCGGGACGGTGGAACTCACCCAGCAGTTCGTCGACGCGAACGCCTCGGAGAAGCTGCTGTCGGTGGTCAACTCCCCGATCGTGCCCGCGGGTCGCCAGCTCAGCACCACCCAGGTGGATCAGGGCTCGCAGGCGGGTGACCTGCTCGGCATCTCGCTGCTGCGCGACCGGGACCCGGCCGCGCCCGCCGTCGACGACGCCCAGCGTGACACCGTGCTGGCCACGCTGCGCGACACCGGCTTCCTCAGCTACGGCGACCAGCGGATCGGCGCCGCCGACGCGGCCCTGATCGTCACCGGTGCGGGACTGGCCGCCGACGCCGGCAACCAGGGCGCCACCGTGGCGCGGCTGGCCGCCGGGATGGCCGCGCACGGCGCCGGGACGCTGGTCGCCGGCCGCGACGGCTCGGCGTCGGGCACCGCGGCGGTGGCCGTCGTCCGCGCCGATCCTGCCCTGCGCGGCGCGGTGAGCACCGTCGACGACGTCGACACCCAGGCGGGCCGTCTCACGGCGGTGCTTGGGCTCGGCGACCTCGTCGGCGGCGGCAAGCCCGGGCAGTACGGCACCGGTCAGGGCGCCACCGCGGTCACCGTGCCGCAGTAG